From a single Aestuariibius sp. HNIBRBA575 genomic region:
- the purQ gene encoding phosphoribosylformylglycinamidine synthase subunit PurQ → MKAAVIVFPGSNCDRDMAVALEKAGADVSMVWHKDAGLPDGVDLVAIPGGFSFGDYLRCGAIAAQSPVCNALVDHVQRGGYALGVCNGFQVLTETGLLPGVLMRNAGIKFVCKSVNLNIATRNSAFTNAYGSATSIDIPVAHHDGNYFVDEATLAKLQAEDRIAFTYQGNPNGSIADIAGVLSENRRVLGMMPHPERAVEDVHGSTDGQALFRGLLAELVTA, encoded by the coding sequence ATGAAAGCCGCCGTCATCGTTTTCCCCGGATCCAATTGTGATCGTGACATGGCCGTTGCGCTGGAAAAGGCGGGGGCGGATGTCAGCATGGTCTGGCACAAAGATGCAGGCCTGCCCGATGGGGTTGACCTGGTGGCGATTCCCGGCGGATTTTCGTTTGGCGACTATCTGCGCTGTGGGGCAATTGCGGCGCAAAGCCCGGTTTGCAACGCCTTGGTCGATCACGTTCAGCGCGGCGGATATGCGTTGGGGGTGTGTAACGGATTTCAGGTGTTGACCGAAACGGGGCTGTTGCCCGGTGTTTTGATGCGCAATGCCGGGATCAAATTTGTCTGCAAATCCGTCAACCTGAACATTGCAACGCGCAATTCGGCCTTTACCAACGCCTATGGATCGGCCACGTCGATCGACATCCCGGTTGCCCATCACGACGGCAATTATTTTGTGGATGAGGCGACATTGGCCAAATTGCAGGCCGAAGATCGGATCGCCTTTACCTATCAGGGCAATCCAAACGGTTCGATTGCAGATATCGCCGGCGTCCTGAGCGAAAACCGCCGTGTGCTGGGCATGATGCCCCATCCGGAACGTGCTGTCGAAGACGTGCATGGATCGACCGATGGGCAGGCGCTTTTCCGCGGATTGTTGGCGGAATTGGTTACCGCCTAA
- a CDS encoding ATP-binding protein: protein MRWAFLVLVVVAIGVIYVTNNLLTQRFTETTRNRAEVRGTLYAGNLISELQRASIVPQLLARDPALIGALNSSDFSNSTQRLLSFVDEIGAASLMLLDVDGRVVAATDRNQLGTTYRTSGYFVDAIRSNDTVFTVEERETGGIGFTYSRRVEDGIGALGVIAVDVDVAKLERSWAGISDAVLVTDSEGTIILSTEPRWRGLQESDALERRSAPSAIERAIRATQDWTALPIDAYLRGEAVLRMESRIPFQGWHMVTYTTYASVREKVNGVLALEIMGFAILLASVFWFMSRKTASRLVFFQRESAELRQLNLRLQREIAEREKVEKTLEVAEQSLAQSSKLAVLGEMSAAVSHELNQPLAAMKTYLAGARLLLTRRRPEEAQAAFQRIDDLIERMGAITKQLKSYARKGSEAFEPVDTRAAVSSALAMMEPQLKVRKVSITRTLPSEEVLILGDRLRLEQVIINLLRNALDATKTAPDPQIEVLLAAGETVRLTVRDNGQGIDDLDALFEPFYTTKQPGDGVGLGLAISSGIVNELGGRLTARNAIDGGAVFELQLPILKEDGDSIAAAE, encoded by the coding sequence ATGCGTTGGGCGTTTTTGGTCTTGGTGGTTGTGGCGATTGGGGTGATTTACGTCACCAACAACCTGCTGACCCAACGGTTCACAGAAACCACCCGCAACCGCGCCGAAGTGCGCGGCACACTATATGCGGGCAACCTGATTTCTGAATTGCAACGCGCATCCATTGTGCCACAATTGCTGGCGCGCGACCCTGCCTTGATCGGGGCGTTGAATTCGTCGGACTTTTCCAATTCGACCCAACGGTTGCTGTCATTTGTAGATGAAATTGGCGCGGCGTCGCTGATGTTGCTGGATGTGGACGGCCGCGTTGTGGCGGCGACGGATCGCAACCAATTGGGCACAACCTATCGCACCAGCGGCTATTTTGTGGATGCGATCCGGTCCAATGACACGGTGTTTACGGTCGAGGAACGTGAAACCGGCGGCATTGGGTTTACCTATTCCCGCCGGGTTGAGGACGGGATTGGCGCGCTTGGCGTGATTGCGGTGGATGTGGATGTGGCCAAGCTGGAACGCAGCTGGGCGGGGATTTCGGATGCGGTTCTGGTCACCGATAGCGAAGGGACCATCATCCTGTCGACCGAACCGCGCTGGCGGGGGTTACAGGAATCTGATGCGTTGGAACGGCGATCTGCGCCGTCGGCCATCGAACGCGCCATTCGCGCCACACAAGATTGGACCGCGCTGCCGATTGACGCCTATCTGCGTGGCGAGGCCGTGCTGCGCATGGAAAGCCGCATTCCGTTCCAGGGCTGGCACATGGTCACCTACACCACTTATGCCAGCGTGCGCGAAAAGGTGAACGGGGTTCTGGCGCTGGAAATCATGGGATTCGCGATCCTTTTGGCGTCTGTGTTCTGGTTCATGTCCCGTAAAACCGCGTCGCGGCTGGTGTTTTTCCAACGGGAATCGGCAGAGCTTCGCCAGTTGAACCTGCGCCTGCAGCGGGAAATTGCCGAACGCGAAAAGGTCGAAAAGACCCTAGAAGTGGCCGAACAAAGTCTGGCGCAAAGTTCCAAATTGGCGGTGCTGGGCGAAATGTCCGCTGCCGTTAGTCACGAGCTGAACCAGCCGCTGGCGGCGATGAAAACCTATCTGGCGGGCGCACGTCTGTTGCTGACACGGCGCCGCCCAGAAGAGGCCCAAGCCGCGTTCCAACGCATCGATGATCTGATCGAACGGATGGGTGCGATCACCAAACAGTTGAAATCTTATGCGCGCAAAGGCTCAGAAGCGTTTGAACCTGTAGATACAAGGGCCGCAGTGTCATCTGCGCTGGCGATGATGGAGCCGCAGCTAAAGGTGCGCAAAGTGTCGATTACCCGCACTTTGCCCTCCGAAGAGGTGCTGATTTTGGGCGACAGATTGCGGTTGGAACAGGTGATCATCAACCTGTTGCGCAACGCGCTGGACGCCACCAAAACCGCACCGGACCCCCAGATCGAAGTGTTGCTGGCCGCTGGCGAAACCGTGCGTCTGACGGTGCGTGATAACGGGCAGGGGATCGATGATCTGGATGCGCTATTTGAACCGTTTTACACCACCAAACAGCCCGGTGACGGCGTTGGGTTGGGGCTTGCCATCTCATCTGGGATCGTAAACGAGTTGGGCGGACGGCTGACAGCACGCAACGCCATTGACGGCGGGGCTGTATTTGAACTTCAGCTTCCTATCTTAAAAGAAGACGGCGACAGCATCGCCGCAGCGGAATGA
- a CDS encoding sigma-54-dependent transcriptional regulator — MTQAMKIAIVDDEKDMRQSIGQWLALSGFDTETFASAEEALSQLNGDYPGIVVSDIKMPGMDGMQFLRKLKGVDSALPVIMITGHGDVPMAVEAMRIGAFDFLEKPFSPDRMTELAKKATQARRLTLDARVLRKELSDGSALMNKLIGSSPVMERLKEDILDLGQADGHVLIEGETGTGKTLIAHALHAVGARASKKFVLISCAAYDEDALARRLFGPSEQDEPIPAMEEARGGTLVLEDIEALSTTLQARLLTAINEQGNPSETRIIAICNLQDEGKTCESELRADLFYRLAALRITVPPLRQRGEDILTLFTRLSEQFSDEYGCDAPQISAQEAAQLLQAPWPGNVRQLINIAERAVLQNRRGTGTITSLLMADTEETEPAMTTEGKPLKEFVEAFERMLIDNTMRRHKGSIVSVMDELCLPRRTLNEKMAKYGLSRSDYLS, encoded by the coding sequence ATGACACAGGCCATGAAGATCGCGATCGTCGATGACGAAAAAGACATGCGCCAATCCATCGGCCAATGGCTGGCTTTGTCGGGGTTTGACACCGAAACATTTGCCAGCGCCGAAGAGGCACTGAGCCAGCTAAACGGTGATTATCCGGGCATTGTGGTCAGCGATATCAAAATGCCGGGCATGGATGGGATGCAATTCCTGCGCAAGCTCAAAGGCGTGGACAGCGCCCTGCCGGTGATCATGATCACAGGGCATGGCGATGTGCCCATGGCCGTCGAAGCAATGCGGATCGGCGCGTTTGATTTTCTGGAAAAACCGTTTAGCCCGGATCGCATGACCGAACTGGCCAAAAAGGCCACCCAAGCGCGCCGGTTGACCCTGGATGCACGTGTGTTGCGCAAGGAATTGTCGGACGGGTCGGCGTTGATGAACAAACTGATCGGGTCCAGCCCGGTGATGGAACGCCTAAAAGAAGACATTCTGGATCTGGGGCAGGCCGATGGGCATGTGTTGATCGAAGGGGAAACCGGCACCGGGAAAACCCTGATTGCCCATGCGCTGCACGCTGTTGGTGCCCGCGCGAGCAAAAAGTTTGTGCTGATTTCCTGCGCGGCCTATGACGAAGACGCGCTGGCGCGACGTCTGTTTGGCCCATCTGAACAAGACGAACCCATTCCCGCCATGGAAGAGGCGCGCGGCGGCACCTTGGTGTTGGAAGATATCGAAGCTCTGAGCACCACATTGCAGGCGCGTCTGCTGACTGCGATCAACGAACAGGGCAACCCGTCCGAAACCCGCATTATTGCGATCTGTAATCTACAGGACGAGGGCAAAACCTGCGAAAGCGAGCTGCGCGCCGATCTGTTTTACCGTCTGGCCGCGTTGCGCATCACGGTCCCACCTTTGCGCCAACGGGGCGAGGACATCCTGACGCTGTTTACCCGCCTGTCCGAACAGTTTTCCGATGAATATGGCTGTGACGCGCCACAGATTTCCGCCCAAGAAGCCGCGCAATTGTTGCAGGCCCCGTGGCCGGGCAATGTGCGTCAGCTGATCAATATCGCCGAACGCGCCGTGTTGCAGAACCGGCGCGGAACGGGCACGATCACGTCGCTGTTGATGGCTGATACCGAAGAAACCGAACCGGCCATGACCACCGAAGGCAAGCCGCTAAAAGAATTTGTCGAAGCGTTTGAACGCATGCTGATCGACAACACGATGCGCCGCCACAAAGGGTCCATTGTCAGTGTGATGGATGAATTGTGCCTGCCGCGTCGGACGCTGAACGAAAAAATGGCCAAATACGGGCTTAGCCGGTCGGATTATCTGTCCTAA